The Hymenobacter sp. DG01 genome has a segment encoding these proteins:
- a CDS encoding response regulator transcription factor, translating to MPTTPHILLVDDEPNIVMSLEFLMRKSGYQVSIARNGTEALEAVDRTAFDVVLLDVMMPDVDGYQVCRHLRQRPDRSGTRVIFLSAKSKDADIQKGYKVGADMYIPKPFSTRQLMDKVKELLATPA from the coding sequence ATGCCAACGACTCCTCATATTCTCCTGGTCGATGACGAGCCCAACATTGTCATGTCGCTCGAATTTCTGATGCGCAAAAGCGGCTACCAGGTCAGCATAGCCCGCAACGGCACCGAGGCCCTGGAAGCCGTGGACCGCACCGCCTTCGACGTGGTACTGCTGGACGTGATGATGCCCGATGTGGACGGCTACCAGGTGTGCCGCCACCTCCGCCAGCGCCCCGACCGCTCGGGCACCCGCGTCATCTTTCTCTCAGCCAAAAGCAAGGATGCCGACATCCAGAAGGGCTACAAAGTGGGCGCTGATATGTACATTCCGAAGCCCTTCAGCACCCGCCAGCTCATGGATAAAGTAAAAGAGTTGCTGGCTACCCCCGCCTGA
- a CDS encoding sensor histidine kinase produces MNTLLVIGFSFGYLVLLFAVAYAAERRSAARRSLVSNPYVYALSMAVYCTAWTYYGSVGRAAHYGLEFVGIYLGPTLMAPVAWLVLRKIIRICRLQRLTSIADFISARYGKSASLGALVTGVCVLGVVPYISLQIKAIAASFDILTGGGETLLTSGGVGVSSAFVTTVALAFFTIIFGVRSIEATERHEGMVLAVALESLVKLVAFLAAGLFVTYGLFSGFADVFERAAQVPDLSRLFTLQGAGTAPGQWLTLLLLSMAAILLLPRQFQVSVVENVNEDHLRKAMWLFPLYLIIINLFVLPLAFGGRLLDGDGHFDADTFVLALPLQAGQPWLALLIYLGGLSAASSMIIVETIALSVMMSNHLLMPLLVRVPAARGEGPSWFAYLGQVALHSRRLAVVLVLLLAYGYYAEVGHLLPLVNIGLVSFAAVAQFVPVVLGGLYWKGGTRPGATAGIMAGFVVWFFTLVLPTMVGPELLPDSVLTQGLFGLSGLRPFALFGLEGLDYLSHGLFWSWFFNVGLYVGVSLLRAPSALEQHQADVFVDVFRHGSGFEGAAGWQGAAPLPDVRALLTGFLGKKRTNQALHAFQDRFPDAHSPDSVTPTQADPRLLAYAEKLLAGSIGPASARLLLRSSVGVEDISFDNVVGILKESQQLLEANRQLQKQQRQLQRLTQELQAAYDQLQELDQHKDEFLYTVTHELRTPLTSIRALSEILSDNPDLEEEERHRFLLTITKESERLSRLITLVLDLEKYESGKATLDKTPVDVADVITDALEAVGQLLRDKQIHLDLAVPPGLPPLAGDRDRLMQVLVNLLSNAVKSCRPDGSGRIAVLVEAPVNVLRITVQDNGKGIDPEFHQLIFDKFFQARNQTMRKPEGSGLGLAITKKIVELHAGRIWVESAPEQGARFSFELPVFD; encoded by the coding sequence TGCACCGCCTGGACTTACTACGGCTCGGTGGGGCGGGCCGCACACTACGGCCTAGAGTTCGTGGGTATCTACCTGGGTCCCACGCTGATGGCCCCGGTAGCCTGGCTGGTGCTGCGCAAGATCATCCGCATCTGCCGGCTGCAGCGTCTCACCTCCATTGCCGATTTTATTTCGGCCCGCTACGGCAAAAGCGCCTCCCTCGGGGCCCTCGTGACGGGCGTTTGTGTGCTGGGAGTGGTGCCGTATATATCTCTGCAAATCAAGGCTATTGCCGCTTCCTTTGATATCTTGACTGGAGGTGGAGAGACCTTGCTGACCAGTGGGGGGGTAGGGGTTTCCTCGGCCTTCGTTACCACGGTGGCGCTGGCTTTCTTCACCATCATTTTTGGGGTGCGCTCCATTGAGGCTACCGAGCGGCACGAGGGCATGGTGCTGGCCGTGGCTCTGGAAAGTCTGGTGAAGCTGGTGGCCTTTCTGGCGGCTGGCCTGTTCGTAACCTACGGCCTGTTCAGCGGCTTTGCCGACGTGTTTGAGCGCGCCGCCCAGGTGCCCGACCTGAGCCGGCTATTCACCCTGCAGGGAGCCGGTACCGCGCCCGGACAGTGGCTGACACTGCTGCTGCTGAGCATGGCCGCCATCCTGCTGCTGCCCCGGCAGTTCCAGGTATCGGTGGTGGAAAACGTGAATGAGGACCACCTGCGCAAAGCCATGTGGCTGTTCCCGCTCTACCTCATCATCATCAACCTATTTGTGCTACCCCTGGCCTTTGGCGGAAGGTTGCTGGACGGTGATGGGCACTTCGATGCTGATACGTTTGTGCTGGCCCTGCCTCTGCAGGCGGGGCAGCCCTGGCTGGCGCTGCTCATTTACCTGGGCGGACTGTCGGCGGCTTCCTCCATGATTATCGTGGAAACCATTGCTCTGAGCGTGATGATGAGCAACCACCTGCTCATGCCCCTGCTGGTGCGGGTGCCGGCCGCCCGCGGTGAGGGTCCCAGTTGGTTTGCCTACCTGGGGCAGGTAGCCCTGCACAGCCGTCGGTTGGCCGTGGTACTGGTGCTACTGCTGGCCTACGGCTACTATGCCGAGGTAGGGCACCTGCTGCCGTTGGTGAATATCGGGCTGGTGTCGTTTGCGGCGGTAGCGCAGTTTGTGCCCGTAGTGTTGGGCGGCCTCTATTGGAAGGGTGGCACCCGGCCGGGCGCTACCGCCGGTATTATGGCGGGCTTTGTGGTGTGGTTTTTCACGCTGGTGCTGCCCACTATGGTAGGGCCTGAGCTTCTGCCCGACTCCGTTTTGACCCAGGGGCTGTTTGGGCTGAGCGGGCTGCGGCCATTTGCACTGTTTGGGCTGGAAGGCCTCGATTATCTTTCTCACGGTCTGTTCTGGAGCTGGTTTTTCAACGTGGGGCTCTATGTGGGCGTGTCATTGCTGCGGGCGCCTTCGGCCCTGGAGCAGCACCAGGCCGATGTATTCGTGGATGTGTTCCGGCACGGTTCCGGCTTCGAGGGGGCGGCTGGCTGGCAGGGCGCCGCGCCCTTGCCCGACGTGCGGGCCCTGCTCACGGGCTTCCTGGGAAAAAAGCGCACCAACCAAGCTCTGCACGCTTTTCAGGACCGCTTTCCAGATGCCCATAGCCCGGACAGCGTAACACCCACCCAGGCTGATCCGCGCCTGTTGGCCTACGCCGAAAAGCTGCTGGCCGGCTCCATCGGTCCGGCCTCGGCTCGGCTGCTGTTGCGCTCCTCGGTGGGGGTAGAGGACATCAGCTTCGATAATGTGGTGGGCATTCTGAAGGAAAGCCAGCAACTGCTGGAGGCCAACCGCCAGCTCCAGAAGCAGCAGCGCCAGCTGCAGCGCCTCACCCAGGAGCTGCAAGCCGCCTACGATCAGCTCCAGGAGCTTGATCAGCACAAGGACGAGTTCCTGTACACCGTTACGCACGAGCTGCGCACGCCCCTCACCAGCATCCGGGCCCTCTCCGAAATCCTTTCCGATAACCCCGATTTAGAAGAGGAAGAGCGCCACCGTTTCCTGCTCACCATCACCAAGGAGTCGGAACGGCTCAGCCGGCTGATTACGCTGGTGCTGGACCTGGAGAAATACGAATCGGGCAAGGCCACCCTCGACAAAACGCCCGTGGATGTGGCCGATGTTATCACTGACGCTCTGGAGGCCGTGGGCCAGCTCCTGCGTGACAAACAGATTCACCTGGATCTGGCCGTGCCGCCCGGTTTGCCACCCCTGGCCGGCGACCGGGACCGGCTGATGCAGGTGCTGGTAAACCTGCTATCCAACGCCGTGAAATCGTGCCGCCCCGATGGCTCCGGCCGCATAGCAGTGCTGGTAGAAGCCCCCGTCAACGTGCTGCGCATCACGGTGCAGGACAACGGCAAGGGCATTGACCCGGAGTTTCACCAGCTCATCTTCGACAAGTTCTTTCAGGCCCGCAACCAAACTATGCGCAAGCCCGAAGGCTCCGGCCTTGGCCTGGCCATCACCAAGAAAATCGTGGAGCTGCACGCCGGCCGCATCTGGGTCGAAAGCGCCCCCGAGCAAGGCGCCCGGTTTTCGTTTGAGCTGCCCGTTTTTGATTGA